A window of the Equus asinus isolate D_3611 breed Donkey chromosome 20, EquAss-T2T_v2, whole genome shotgun sequence genome harbors these coding sequences:
- the LOC106830142 gene encoding olfactory receptor 51G2-like yields MLAFNNTASGRPTFSFIGIPGLEAAHMWISIPFCLLYFVSLAGNSLLLILVRAEQNLHEPQFYFLAMLALTDLGLSLSTMPSVLAIFWFDVYHIGLDACLTQMFFIHTLSSVESGVLVAMAFDRLIAVCAPLHYTRILTHYTVACLSGAALLRATTLLAPLPFFLRTFPFCGANILSHSYCYHPDMLNLACGDITFSSAYGWVFVLCTFVVDVIFILASYMKILGTIMRMGTQDRNWRTLHTCACHLCTVLVFYLPLISLAVLHHYTQDISPVVYTTMSNAYLLMTPLLNPLVYSLKSRQIQAALRKRFWVQRVIAGE; encoded by the coding sequence ATGTTGGCTTTTAATAACACTGCCTCTGGTCGGCCCACCTTCTCTTTCATTGGTATTCCTGGTCTGGAGGCTGCACATATGTGGATCTCCATCCCCTTCTGTCTCCTGTACTTTGTATCCCTTGCGGGTAATTCACTTCTGCTCATCCTGGTTAGAGCAGAACAGAATCTTCATGAACCTCAGTTCTATTTCTTGGCCATGCTTGCCCTTACTGACCTCGGCCTTTCATTATCCACAATGCCCAGCGTCTTGGCTATCTTCTGGTTTGATGTCTACCACATCGGCCTGGATGCCTGCCTAACTCAAATGTTCTTCATCCACACACTCTCTTCAGTGGAATCAGGTGTCCTCGTAGCCATGGCCTTTGATCGCTTGATAGCTGTCTGTGCTCCGCTACACTATACCAGGATCCTGACCCACTACACTGTTGCTTGCCTTAGTGGAGCTGCTCTCCTACGAGCTACCACTTTGCTGGCCCCTTTGCCTTTTTTCCTCAGGACTTTTCCCTTCTGTGGGGCCAATATCCTCTCACACTCCTACTGCTACCACCCAGATATGCTGAACTTGGCCTGTGGGGATATCACTTTCAGCAGTGCCTATGGATGGGTTTTTGTACTCTGCACATTTGTAGTGGATGTTATCTTCATCCTAGCTTCATATATGAAGATCTTGGGCACTATTATGAGGATGGGGACTCAAGACAGAAACTGGAGAACACTGCATACCTGTGCCTGTCACTTATGCACAGTGCTTGTCTTTTACCTGCCCCTCATCAGCTTGGCTGTGCTGCATCATTACACCCAGGACATCTCCCCAGTTGTATACACCACAATGAGTAATGCCTACCTCCTCATGACACCACTGCTCAACCCTCTTGTCTACAGTCTCAAATCCCGGCAGATCCAGGCTGCCCTGCGCAAGCGATTTTGGGTGCAGCGTGTCATTGCTGGGGAATGA